The following coding sequences lie in one Methylosinus sp. PW1 genomic window:
- the mdoH gene encoding glucans biosynthesis glucosyltransferase MdoH: protein MDGVALSLVEPIPPDAVAPTPPVDPAAAPPMPAERRLEMPTQSFWRFKAKERRRRLAPKLWRTPWISRFVTFGGGLALTAYGGYEMYRVIDVGGVTTLKWALLALFVLNFSWIALSFASAVVGFVALLFARRPPPPPETLTARTAVVMPIYNEAPSRVFGALQAIFQDVEATGLGAHFDWFFLSDTTNPDIWIAEERAFAAMRRRLGPQARVYYRRREKNISRKAGNIADFVTRWGGAYEHMVVLDADSLMAGDAIVRLAAAMEADPDAGIIQTLPLIINRNTLFARVQQFAARIYGPVIAAGLAQWMGRDGNYWGHNAIIRTDAFAHHCGLPDLKGRPPFGGHILSHDFVEAALIRRAGYSVYMMPTLGGSFEESPPSLIDLSIRDRRWCQGNLQHSRILGARGFHWATRQHFLTGIFGYLTSPLWLCQLLVGIALVFQASYFRPEYFTAKFTLFPVWPRFDAERSLALFALTMAILLAPKFFGLILAMIDRETRRGSGGIVMLLVSTLFEVLMSALLAPIMMLIQTGHVFHILFGFDTGWDPQRRDDGSVPFNAIVRRHQWHVALGALTLIAGLMISPSLVAWMSPTIAGLILAIGISYITGQRWLGLVFRRAGVLVTPEETTTPKIARKGRALHRLLARAGQDEENCLVAIHGDPELRALHEAWLPARPPRKRGMVSADRALAEAKLADAEALEDAVEWLNRGERLVVLGDRALLGMLARLPRRAEKEEAAAQEDATRLAS from the coding sequence ATGGACGGTGTAGCTCTCTCTCTCGTCGAACCCATTCCGCCGGACGCCGTCGCGCCGACGCCGCCCGTCGATCCCGCCGCCGCGCCGCCCATGCCGGCGGAGCGCCGGCTCGAGATGCCGACGCAATCCTTCTGGCGCTTCAAGGCGAAGGAGCGTCGCCGGCGCTTGGCGCCGAAGCTCTGGCGCACGCCTTGGATCTCGCGCTTCGTCACCTTCGGCGGCGGCCTCGCGCTCACCGCCTATGGCGGCTACGAGATGTACCGCGTCATCGACGTCGGCGGCGTCACCACGCTGAAATGGGCGCTGCTCGCGCTCTTCGTGCTGAATTTCTCCTGGATCGCGCTCTCCTTCGCCAGCGCCGTCGTCGGCTTCGTCGCGCTGCTGTTCGCGCGCCGGCCGCCGCCGCCGCCGGAAACGCTCACAGCGCGCACCGCCGTCGTCATGCCCATCTACAATGAGGCGCCGAGCCGCGTCTTCGGCGCGCTGCAGGCCATATTTCAGGATGTGGAGGCGACCGGCCTCGGCGCGCATTTCGACTGGTTCTTCCTCTCCGACACCACCAATCCCGATATTTGGATCGCCGAGGAGCGCGCCTTCGCCGCCATGCGCCGCAGGCTGGGGCCGCAGGCGCGCGTCTATTATCGCCGCCGCGAGAAGAATATCAGCCGCAAGGCCGGCAATATCGCCGATTTCGTCACCCGCTGGGGCGGCGCCTATGAGCATATGGTGGTGCTCGACGCCGACAGCCTGATGGCCGGCGACGCCATCGTGCGCCTCGCCGCCGCGATGGAGGCCGACCCGGACGCCGGCATCATCCAGACGCTGCCGCTCATCATCAATCGCAACACGCTGTTCGCGCGCGTGCAGCAATTCGCGGCGCGCATCTATGGTCCCGTCATCGCCGCCGGCCTCGCGCAATGGATGGGCCGCGACGGCAATTATTGGGGCCATAACGCCATCATTCGCACAGATGCTTTCGCGCATCATTGCGGCCTGCCCGATCTCAAGGGCCGTCCGCCCTTCGGCGGGCATATTCTCAGCCATGATTTCGTCGAGGCGGCGCTCATTCGCCGCGCCGGCTACTCCGTCTATATGATGCCGACTCTCGGCGGCTCCTTCGAGGAGAGCCCGCCCTCGCTGATCGATCTCTCCATCCGCGATCGTCGCTGGTGCCAGGGCAATCTGCAGCATTCGCGCATTCTCGGGGCGCGCGGCTTCCATTGGGCGACGCGGCAGCATTTCCTCACCGGAATCTTCGGCTATCTCACCTCGCCGCTATGGCTCTGCCAGCTCTTGGTCGGCATCGCGCTCGTCTTTCAGGCGAGCTATTTCCGGCCGGAATATTTCACCGCGAAATTCACGCTCTTCCCGGTGTGGCCGCGCTTCGACGCGGAGCGCTCGCTGGCGCTGTTCGCGCTCACAATGGCGATATTGCTGGCGCCGAAATTCTTCGGCCTCATTCTCGCGATGATCGATCGCGAGACGCGGCGCGGCTCCGGCGGCATTGTCATGCTGCTGGTCTCGACTCTGTTCGAGGTGCTGATGTCGGCGCTGCTCGCGCCGATCATGATGCTGATCCAGACGGGCCACGTCTTCCACATTCTGTTCGGCTTCGACACCGGCTGGGATCCGCAGCGGCGCGACGACGGCTCGGTTCCCTTCAACGCCATCGTGCGCCGCCATCAATGGCATGTGGCGCTCGGCGCGCTGACCTTGATCGCCGGCCTGATGATCTCGCCTTCGCTCGTCGCCTGGATGTCGCCGACCATCGCCGGCCTGATATTGGCGATCGGCATCTCCTATATCACCGGCCAGCGCTGGCTCGGCCTCGTGTTCCGCCGCGCCGGCGTGCTGGTGACGCCGGAGGAGACGACGACGCCCAAGATCGCGCGCAAGGGCCGCGCGCTGCATCGCCTGCTGGCGCGCGCCGGACAGGATGAGGAGAATTGCCTCGTCGCCATCCATGGCGATCCCGAGCTGCGTGCGCTGCACGAGGCCTGGCTGCCGGCGCGCCCGCCGCGCAAGCGCGGAATGGTTTCCGCCGATCGCGCTTTGGCGGAGGCCAAGCTCGCCGATGCGGAAGCGCTCGAGGATGCGGTCGAATGGCTCAATCGCGGCGAGCGGCTGGTCGTGCTCGGCGACCGCGCTCTGCTCGGCATGCTCGCGCGCCTGCCGCGCCGCGCCGAGAAGGAAGAGGCCGCGGCGCAAGAGGATGCGACGCGGCTCGCGAGCTGA
- a CDS encoding TonB-dependent siderophore receptor: protein MTFLRADLRPAHAASPSLHPMTKRLGASVLALAAAILSPSARALDSGEQKPREAAIEDVIVTGTRDYGVKARESTAPITVVSGERLKATGRTNLVDALQRLDPSYSIYGVGGDINNLVRSPRLRGLTASHVLVLVNGKRRHGTANLSSTGFTKGAAGADLDLIPVALVDHVEILEDGAAAQYGSDAIAGVINVILKADSEGGGLSALVGSYGQSYNPNTHGNGLTRNLQADKSFALGDQGFLTLGADITSHLHSNQTGPDRTQDGTGLRVGPGTPYPWVDPNVSAIIGDPAYITGSAGLNAGYELDNGVQLYLFGTGAGRRGESFQNYRAPNLNGTAGNKIIDPSGFVPAETIHEEDWSLSGGAKGKVFDDVRWDLSLTYGSDKIDVGLNQSANVALFNDTLKAFGAGWTPRQFYIGQYFRTLRTINLDLGKEFAPSFLPAPVNVSVGAENRHETYAVRQGDFFSYYSSGPAAWVGIRPTDASDHSRESFAGYVDLSSKPLPDWKIDIAGRYETFNDFGDSINGKLSTRYDISPAIALRGTVSTGFRAPTLAEQFFSQTTVSPTTANIVLPPNSSAASVAGAQPLKPEKSTNISLGVVTEPLRDLHVSVDAYQIDLRDRIVATGSLTGPSALAAIAASGNTLQAGATGVVSFFVNGAFTRTRGVDVKADYAYDLGPYGALRFDAAASFLETTILSVAQSPAAFNGAPLLNAAARSNITDLTPRTKVIFGGSYSYDAWTFSLHFTQYGNVSSVVASPLTGSAPFYTNVITPKFITDGEIAYDFGSGLRAAIGGNNLFGVRPDQTLPWTRSLGAAIFPTFSPFGVNGGYYYVRASLKF from the coding sequence ATGACTTTCCTTCGCGCCGACCTCCGCCCCGCTCACGCCGCCTCGCCTTCGTTGCATCCGATGACGAAACGCCTCGGCGCGAGCGTGCTGGCGCTGGCGGCGGCGATCCTGTCGCCATCGGCGCGCGCCCTGGACAGCGGCGAGCAGAAGCCGCGTGAGGCGGCAATCGAGGACGTCATCGTGACCGGCACGCGCGACTATGGCGTCAAGGCGCGCGAGAGCACGGCGCCGATCACTGTTGTGAGCGGCGAGCGGCTGAAGGCGACGGGACGCACAAATCTCGTCGATGCGCTGCAGCGGCTCGATCCGTCCTATTCGATCTATGGCGTCGGCGGCGACATCAACAATCTGGTGCGCTCGCCGCGCCTGCGCGGCCTGACCGCCAGCCATGTGCTCGTGCTCGTCAACGGCAAGCGACGGCACGGCACCGCCAATCTGTCCTCGACCGGCTTCACCAAGGGCGCGGCCGGCGCCGATCTCGATCTCATTCCCGTGGCGCTCGTCGATCATGTCGAGATTCTCGAGGACGGCGCCGCCGCCCAATATGGCTCCGACGCCATCGCCGGCGTGATCAACGTCATATTGAAAGCCGATTCCGAGGGCGGCGGACTCTCCGCGCTCGTCGGCTCCTATGGGCAGAGCTACAATCCCAACACGCATGGCAATGGACTGACGCGCAATCTGCAGGCGGACAAGAGCTTCGCGCTCGGCGACCAGGGCTTTCTGACGCTCGGCGCCGACATCACCTCGCATCTGCACAGCAATCAGACCGGCCCGGATCGCACGCAGGACGGAACCGGTCTGCGCGTCGGCCCCGGCACGCCCTACCCTTGGGTCGATCCCAATGTCTCGGCGATCATCGGCGATCCCGCCTATATCACCGGCTCGGCCGGCCTCAACGCCGGATATGAGCTGGACAATGGCGTCCAGCTCTATCTCTTCGGCACGGGCGCGGGCCGGCGCGGCGAATCCTTCCAGAACTATCGCGCGCCCAATCTCAACGGCACGGCGGGGAACAAGATCATCGACCCTTCCGGCTTCGTTCCGGCCGAGACGATCCATGAGGAGGACTGGTCGCTGAGCGGCGGCGCCAAGGGCAAGGTCTTCGATGATGTGCGATGGGATCTCAGCCTGACCTATGGCTCCGACAAGATCGACGTCGGGCTGAACCAATCCGCCAATGTCGCGCTGTTCAACGACACGCTCAAAGCCTTCGGCGCCGGCTGGACGCCGCGGCAATTCTACATCGGCCAATATTTCCGCACGCTGCGCACCATCAATCTCGATCTCGGCAAGGAATTCGCGCCGAGCTTCCTGCCCGCGCCCGTCAATGTCTCCGTCGGCGCGGAGAATCGCCACGAGACCTATGCCGTTCGTCAGGGCGACTTCTTCTCCTATTATTCCTCCGGCCCTGCCGCCTGGGTCGGAATCCGGCCGACCGATGCGAGCGATCACAGCCGCGAATCCTTCGCCGGCTATGTGGACCTCTCCAGCAAGCCGCTGCCGGACTGGAAGATCGATATCGCGGGCCGCTACGAGACGTTCAACGACTTCGGCGACTCGATCAACGGCAAGCTCTCGACGCGCTACGACATTTCTCCCGCGATCGCGCTGCGCGGCACGGTCAGCACCGGCTTTCGCGCTCCCACGCTCGCAGAGCAGTTCTTCTCGCAGACGACCGTCTCGCCGACCACCGCCAATATCGTCCTGCCGCCCAATTCTTCCGCGGCGAGCGTCGCCGGCGCGCAGCCGCTCAAGCCGGAAAAATCGACGAATATCAGCCTCGGCGTGGTGACAGAGCCGCTGCGCGATCTGCATGTCTCGGTCGACGCCTATCAGATCGACCTACGTGATCGCATCGTCGCGACCGGCAGCCTCACCGGCCCCTCCGCGCTCGCCGCCATCGCCGCGAGCGGAAATACGTTGCAGGCGGGCGCGACGGGCGTCGTCAGCTTCTTCGTCAACGGCGCCTTCACACGCACGCGCGGCGTCGATGTGAAGGCAGATTACGCCTATGATCTCGGACCCTATGGCGCGCTGCGCTTCGACGCCGCGGCGAGCTTCCTCGAGACGACGATCCTCTCCGTCGCGCAGTCGCCGGCGGCCTTCAACGGCGCGCCGCTGCTCAACGCCGCGGCGCGATCGAACATCACCGATCTCACGCCACGAACCAAGGTCATATTCGGCGGGTCCTACAGCTATGACGCCTGGACCTTCTCGCTGCACTTCACGCAATATGGCAATGTCAGCTCGGTCGTCGCCTCGCCGCTCACCGGCAGCGCGCCCTTCTACACCAATGTCATCACGCCGAAATTCATCACGGACGGCGAGATCGCCTATGATTTCGGCTCGGGCCTGCGCGCGGCGATCGGCGGCAACAATCTCTTCGGCGTGCGGCCCGATCAGACCCTGCCCTGGACGCGCAGTCTCGGCGCCGCGATCTTCCCGACCTTCTCTCCCTTCGGCGTCAATGGCGGCTACTACTACGTGCGCGCGTCGCTGAAGTTCTGA
- a CDS encoding glycosyltransferase family 4 protein, protein MAGFAPNVVICIDHASVTGGQAKVAIESALGLAAHGARPIVFASAAPVDERLIAAGIEVVCLGQHDLLGNPSRIAAAFQGTWNLRAAKALGDLLARLPRDNTIVHVHGWAKALSPAIAAPIRASGLPRVYTLHEYFLFCPNGGFYNYQKHELCRLEPLSAACWATACDAVNYPRKIWRSARLTYARGPAKFAELFADYICISNYQEEIIGRYLPEGVRLHRVSNPVDAQDLGRKSDPASGDFIFVGRLSPEKGAFLFAEAAARAGVTPVFIGDGPIANELRARYPQARFLGWLPPSEARAHMRAARALVFPSLWYEGQPLTVMEAKAMGTPVIVSDVCAGREEVTDGETGLWFESANVESLAGALTRMKDDALVARLSAGAHAAYWRDPPTLDRHIERILAVYREIAERHKTAA, encoded by the coding sequence ATGGCTGGTTTCGCGCCCAATGTCGTCATCTGCATCGACCACGCCTCCGTCACCGGCGGCCAGGCCAAAGTGGCGATCGAGAGCGCATTGGGCCTCGCCGCCCATGGCGCGCGGCCGATCGTCTTCGCCTCGGCTGCGCCGGTGGACGAGCGGCTCATCGCGGCCGGGATAGAGGTCGTCTGCCTCGGCCAGCACGATCTTCTCGGCAATCCGTCGCGGATCGCCGCCGCCTTTCAGGGCACATGGAACTTGCGCGCCGCCAAGGCGCTGGGCGATCTGCTCGCCCGCCTGCCCCGCGACAATACGATCGTCCATGTACATGGCTGGGCCAAGGCGCTGTCGCCGGCCATCGCCGCGCCGATCCGCGCCTCCGGCCTGCCGCGCGTCTACACGCTGCACGAATATTTCCTCTTCTGCCCCAACGGCGGCTTCTACAATTACCAGAAGCACGAGCTCTGCCGGCTGGAGCCGCTCTCCGCGGCCTGCTGGGCGACGGCCTGCGACGCAGTCAATTATCCGCGCAAGATCTGGCGCAGCGCGCGCCTCACCTATGCGCGCGGTCCGGCCAAATTCGCCGAGCTCTTCGCCGATTACATCTGCATCTCGAATTATCAGGAGGAGATCATCGGCCGCTATCTGCCCGAGGGCGTGCGGCTGCATCGCGTGTCCAATCCGGTGGACGCCCAGGACCTCGGTCGCAAGAGCGATCCCGCCTCCGGCGATTTCATCTTCGTCGGGCGCCTGTCGCCGGAAAAGGGCGCCTTTCTTTTCGCCGAGGCGGCGGCGCGCGCGGGCGTCACGCCGGTCTTCATCGGCGATGGGCCGATCGCCAATGAGCTGCGCGCGCGCTATCCGCAGGCGCGCTTCCTCGGCTGGCTGCCGCCGAGCGAGGCGCGGGCGCATATGCGCGCCGCGCGGGCGCTGGTCTTCCCCTCGCTGTGGTACGAGGGCCAGCCGCTCACCGTCATGGAGGCGAAGGCGATGGGAACGCCCGTCATCGTCTCCGACGTTTGCGCTGGACGAGAGGAGGTGACGGATGGCGAGACCGGCCTCTGGTTTGAGAGCGCCAATGTCGAATCGCTCGCCGGCGCGCTGACGCGGATGAAGGATGACGCGCTGGTCGCGCGTCTGTCGGCAGGCGCGCACGCCGCCTATTGGCGCGATCCGCCGACCTTGGATCGGCACATCGAGCGCATTCTCGCCGTCTATCGCGAGATCGCCGAGCGCCACAAGACAGCGGCCTGA